Proteins encoded by one window of Perca fluviatilis chromosome 13, GENO_Pfluv_1.0, whole genome shotgun sequence:
- the cckb gene encoding cholecystokinin codes for MTAGLCVCVVLAVLCTSCLGLPFSSQPLDEGHRSMSAASEALLEADTHTLGEPHLQHSRSAPQLKDLPLAEEDADSRANLSELLARLISSRKGSVRRNSTANNKGNGLSANHRIADRDYLGWMDFGRRSAEEYEYSS; via the exons ATGACTgcaggcttgtgtgtgtgtgtcgtgctgGCAGTCTTGTGTACGAGCTGTTTGGGGCTCCCCTTCTCCTCCCAGCCCCTAGACGAGGGCCACCGCTCCATGTCCGCTGCTTCTGAAG CTCTCCTTGAGGCTGACACCCACACCTTGGGCGAGCCCCACCTCCAACACAGCCGCTCTGCCCCCCAGCTGAAAGATCTTCCTCTGGCTGAGGAGGATGCAGACTCCCGAGCCAACCTCAGTGAGCTGCTGGCAAGACTCATCTCCTCCAGGAAAG GATCTGTGCGTAGAAACTCTACGGCAAACAACAAAGGCAACGGACTGAGTGCCAACCACCGAATAGCAGACAGGGACTACTTGGGGTGGATGGATTTTGGCCGCCGCAGTGCAGAGGAGTATGAGTACTCCTCATAA
- the LOC120570875 gene encoding trafficking kinesin-binding protein 1-like isoform X3, protein MTKTYNDIDAVTRLLEEKERDMELAARIGQSLLKKNRTLTEQNDYLEEQVAQITEEVAQLHHELNLKDELLQFYTNAAEESEDESSTSPTGKKSKVESASGGFLSDTLQRKLKDLQEENLSLRSEAHHLKSETETYEEKEQQLVNDCVKELRLSSLQISTIAEELARKTEDASRQQEEITHLLSQIVDLQKKAKSYAVENEELSQHLVAAKDAQRQLTAELQELEGKYLECIEMLHEAQEELKNLRNRNFPAGTPRRCHPLGLYPMDSLAAEIEGTMRKELSLDDPECEELKIHRKRVFETVKNVNQTVRQRSLTPTNANIPGSNQSLSARTSPQSSGLTTPHSSMYGGDISGDSVALDNRTQSILMETAANQDSSTEGREKKASGAEDLRLALRRLSLRRQNNLSERRFFEDERERRRVGHGGVHDALGQECGQMTPSESIMSLGNLHLWASRGPYLPDKLQIVKPLEGSATLHHWQQLAQPHLGVILDARPGVVPKGYRPLELELEQVYPWGGFEEDEPGEQYFQNLPTSSASASPAVTSTSSTGETNIGQPPPSLAPPSPPSPSPTPHLSNTDVLATYYPGKCMAHTSSTYTFTTCRILHPTDELTRVTPSLNPVPASSSCVMTSTLLGTPAATPCTPRRLGLRPSESSTNLRDATRTTSTSLGLVRLLQERGISAAMYHQSQGLEYGQGNGGVLFSTSITPNPAPNPDPLRPSTPPNSPTGQGVSAGPVPAGFDFKSPSYDNFLASKPARSILKEVTGRMRGRQRGKDCESQTDVSVTVHNLNLLDKVKQLGVAGAQGGRAMSPGPILGPLGGLRRSGSPFGPDGMRRNRSYPAMVGASMAMKAPGPQE, encoded by the exons ATGACGAAGACCTACAATGACATCGATGCTGTCACCCGTCTGTTAGAGGAG aaagagagagatatggAGTTGGCGGCAAGAATCGGCCAGTCGCTTCTGAAGAAGAACAGAACTCTGACTGAGCAGAATGACTATCTGGAGGAGCAAGTGGCACAAATCACAGAAGAG GTGGCCCAGCTGCACCATGAGCTGAACCTGAAGGATGAgttgttgcagttttacaccaACGCAGCCGAGGAGAGCGAGGACGAGTCCAGCACCTCCCCAAC GGGTAAGAAAAGTAAAGTGGAAAGTGCTTCGGGAGGCTTTTTGAGTGACACCCTCCAGAGGAAACTCAAGGATCTGCAAGAGGAGAACCTCTCCCTCCGCTCAGAG GCACACCACCTGAAATCAGAGACTGAAACTTATGAAGAAAAGGAGCAGCAGCTTGTCAATGACTGTGTGAAAGAGCTcc GGTTGTCCAGTCTCCAAATCTCTACCATAGCGGAGGAATTGGCTCGTAAGACTGAGGATGCTTCCCGCCAGCAAGAAGAGATCACACACCTACTCTCTCAGATAGTAGACCTGCAAAAGAAAGCCAAATCT taTGCGGTGGAGAATGAGGAGCTTTCTCAACACCTGGTGGCAGCTAAAGATGCCCAGAGGCAGCTTACAGCAGAG CTCCAGGAGTTGGAGGGGAAGTATTTGGAGTGTATAGAGATGCTGCATGAAGCccaggaggagctgaagaacCTGCGGAACAGAAATTTCCCTGCAGGAACCCCTCGACGCTGCCATCCTCTGGGACTGTACCCCATG GATTCTCTGGCAGCTGAGATTGAGGGAACAATGAGGAAGGAGTTGAGTCTGGATGACCCCGAGTGCGAGGAACTGAA AATACATCGGAAGCGCGTTTTTGAGACGGTCAAGAATGTCAACCAGACAGTCCGTCAGCGTTCCCTGACTCCAACCAACGCCAACATCCCGGGCTCTAACCAGTCCCTGTCCGCTCGTACGTCGCCCCAGTCCAGCGGCCTCACCACACCTCACTCCAGCATGTACGGTGGGGACATCAGCGGAGACAGTGTTGCCCTTGACAACCGAACGCAGAGCATACTGATGGAGACTGCTGCCAATCAGGATAG CAGCACAGAGGGCCGAGAGAAGAAGGCCAGCGGAGCTGAGGACCTGCGTCTCGCCCTGCGCCGCCTGTCTCTGCGTCGACAAAACAACCTGAGCGAGAGGCGCTTCTTTGAAGATGAGAGGGAACGGAGACGGGTAGGACATGGAGGTGTACACGACGCCCTGGGCCAGGAGTGTGGCCAGATGACTCCCTCGGAAAGCATCATGTCCCTCGGGAACCTCCACCTTTGGGCCTCACGAGGGCCCTACCTCCCTGACAAACTCCAGATCGTCAAACCGCTTGAAG GCTCTGCCACCCTGCATCACTGGCAGCAGTTAGCCCAGCCTCACCTCGGTGTGATTCTGGACGCCAGGCCGGGAGTCGTGCCCAAGGGCTACAGACCCCTGGAACTAGAGCTAGagcag GTATATCCATGGGGTGGCTTTGAGGAGGATGAACCGGGGGAGCAGTACTTCCAGAATCTGCCCACCTCCTCTGCTTCTGCCTCCCCAGCCGTGACCTCCACCTCCAGCACGGGTGAAACCAACATCGGGCAGCCTCCACCCAGCCTCGCTCCACCTTCTCCACCCTCTCCATCCCCAACGCCACATCTCAGCAACACTGACGTCCTGG CTACATACTACCCAGGGAAATGCATGGCCCACACCAGCTCTACCTACACCTTCACGACCTGTCGGATCCTCCACCCAACTGATGAGCTGACGCGGGTCACACCAAG TCTGAACCCAGTCCCAGCGTCGTCCTCCTGCGTGATGACCAGCACTCTGTTGGGTACTCCTGCTGCTACACCCTGCACACCCCGCAGGCTCGGTCTCAGGCCGTCTGAATCCTCAACTAACCTCAG AGATGCAACACGCACCACCAGTACTTCCCTGGGGTTAGTGCGCCTGCTCCAGGAGAGAGGGATCTCTGCAGCAATGTATCACCAGAGCCAGGGCCTGGAGTACGGCCAGGGCAACGGAGGAGTCTTATTCAGCACCTCCATCACCCCTAACCCAGCGCCCAACCCCGACCCTCTGCGCCCCTCCACCCCTCCCAACTCGCCTACAGGACAGGGAGTTTCAGCTGGGCCGGTGCCTGCGGGCTTCGACTTTAAGAGCCCTTCGTACGACAACTTCCTGGCCTCCAAACCGGCCCGCTCCATTCTGAAGGAGGTGACGGGGAGGATGAGGGGCAGGCAGAGAGGGAAGGATTGCGAAAGCCAGACGGACGTTAGCGTGACCGTCCACAACCTCAACCTGCTGGACAAGGTGAAGCAGCTGGGTGTGGCTGGAGCTCAAGGGGGCAGAGCAATGAGTCCCGGCCCCATACTGGGGCCTCTGGGCGGGCTGCGCAGATCCGGCTCCCCTTTTGGGCCCGACGGAATGAGGAGGAACCGGAGTTATCCTGCCATGGTTGGGGCCAGCATGGCCATGAAAGCCCCAGGGCCCCAGGAGTAG
- the LOC120570875 gene encoding trafficking kinesin-binding protein 1-like isoform X4: protein MTKTYNDIDAVTRLLEEKERDMELAARIGQSLLKKNRTLTEQNDYLEEQVAQITEEVAQLHHELNLKDELLQFYTNAAEESEDESSTSPTGKKSKVESASGGFLSDTLQRKLKDLQEENLSLRSEAHHLKSETETYEEKEQQLVNDCVKELRLSSLQISTIAEELARKTEDASRQQEEITHLLSQIVDLQKKAKSYAVENEELSQHLVAAKDAQRQLTAELQELEGKYLECIEMLHEAQEELKNLRNRNFPAGTPRRCHPLGLYPMDSLAAEIEGTMRKELSLDDPECEELKIHRKRVFETVKNVNQTVRQRSLTPTNANIPGSNQSLSARTSPQSSGLTTPHSSMYGGDISGDSVALDNRTQSILMETAANQDSTEGREKKASGAEDLRLALRRLSLRRQNNLSERRFFEDERERRRVGHGGVHDALGQECGQMTPSESIMSLGNLHLWASRGPYLPDKLQIVKPLEGSATLHHWQQLAQPHLGVILDARPGVVPKGYRPLELELEQVYPWGGFEEDEPGEQYFQNLPTSSASASPAVTSTSSTGETNIGQPPPSLAPPSPPSPSPTPHLSNTDVLATYYPGKCMAHTSSTYTFTTCRILHPTDELTRVTPSLNPVPASSSCVMTSTLLGTPAATPCTPRRLGLRPSESSTNLRDATRTTSTSLGLVRLLQERGISAAMYHQSQGLEYGQGNGGVLFSTSITPNPAPNPDPLRPSTPPNSPTGQGVSAGPVPAGFDFKSPSYDNFLASKPARSILKEVTGRMRGRQRGKDCESQTDVSVTVHNLNLLDKVKQLGVAGAQGGRAMSPGPILGPLGGLRRSGSPFGPDGMRRNRSYPAMVGASMAMKAPGPQE from the exons ATGACGAAGACCTACAATGACATCGATGCTGTCACCCGTCTGTTAGAGGAG aaagagagagatatggAGTTGGCGGCAAGAATCGGCCAGTCGCTTCTGAAGAAGAACAGAACTCTGACTGAGCAGAATGACTATCTGGAGGAGCAAGTGGCACAAATCACAGAAGAG GTGGCCCAGCTGCACCATGAGCTGAACCTGAAGGATGAgttgttgcagttttacaccaACGCAGCCGAGGAGAGCGAGGACGAGTCCAGCACCTCCCCAAC GGGTAAGAAAAGTAAAGTGGAAAGTGCTTCGGGAGGCTTTTTGAGTGACACCCTCCAGAGGAAACTCAAGGATCTGCAAGAGGAGAACCTCTCCCTCCGCTCAGAG GCACACCACCTGAAATCAGAGACTGAAACTTATGAAGAAAAGGAGCAGCAGCTTGTCAATGACTGTGTGAAAGAGCTcc GGTTGTCCAGTCTCCAAATCTCTACCATAGCGGAGGAATTGGCTCGTAAGACTGAGGATGCTTCCCGCCAGCAAGAAGAGATCACACACCTACTCTCTCAGATAGTAGACCTGCAAAAGAAAGCCAAATCT taTGCGGTGGAGAATGAGGAGCTTTCTCAACACCTGGTGGCAGCTAAAGATGCCCAGAGGCAGCTTACAGCAGAG CTCCAGGAGTTGGAGGGGAAGTATTTGGAGTGTATAGAGATGCTGCATGAAGCccaggaggagctgaagaacCTGCGGAACAGAAATTTCCCTGCAGGAACCCCTCGACGCTGCCATCCTCTGGGACTGTACCCCATG GATTCTCTGGCAGCTGAGATTGAGGGAACAATGAGGAAGGAGTTGAGTCTGGATGACCCCGAGTGCGAGGAACTGAA AATACATCGGAAGCGCGTTTTTGAGACGGTCAAGAATGTCAACCAGACAGTCCGTCAGCGTTCCCTGACTCCAACCAACGCCAACATCCCGGGCTCTAACCAGTCCCTGTCCGCTCGTACGTCGCCCCAGTCCAGCGGCCTCACCACACCTCACTCCAGCATGTACGGTGGGGACATCAGCGGAGACAGTGTTGCCCTTGACAACCGAACGCAGAGCATACTGATGGAGACTGCTGCCAATCAGGATAG CACAGAGGGCCGAGAGAAGAAGGCCAGCGGAGCTGAGGACCTGCGTCTCGCCCTGCGCCGCCTGTCTCTGCGTCGACAAAACAACCTGAGCGAGAGGCGCTTCTTTGAAGATGAGAGGGAACGGAGACGGGTAGGACATGGAGGTGTACACGACGCCCTGGGCCAGGAGTGTGGCCAGATGACTCCCTCGGAAAGCATCATGTCCCTCGGGAACCTCCACCTTTGGGCCTCACGAGGGCCCTACCTCCCTGACAAACTCCAGATCGTCAAACCGCTTGAAG GCTCTGCCACCCTGCATCACTGGCAGCAGTTAGCCCAGCCTCACCTCGGTGTGATTCTGGACGCCAGGCCGGGAGTCGTGCCCAAGGGCTACAGACCCCTGGAACTAGAGCTAGagcag GTATATCCATGGGGTGGCTTTGAGGAGGATGAACCGGGGGAGCAGTACTTCCAGAATCTGCCCACCTCCTCTGCTTCTGCCTCCCCAGCCGTGACCTCCACCTCCAGCACGGGTGAAACCAACATCGGGCAGCCTCCACCCAGCCTCGCTCCACCTTCTCCACCCTCTCCATCCCCAACGCCACATCTCAGCAACACTGACGTCCTGG CTACATACTACCCAGGGAAATGCATGGCCCACACCAGCTCTACCTACACCTTCACGACCTGTCGGATCCTCCACCCAACTGATGAGCTGACGCGGGTCACACCAAG TCTGAACCCAGTCCCAGCGTCGTCCTCCTGCGTGATGACCAGCACTCTGTTGGGTACTCCTGCTGCTACACCCTGCACACCCCGCAGGCTCGGTCTCAGGCCGTCTGAATCCTCAACTAACCTCAG AGATGCAACACGCACCACCAGTACTTCCCTGGGGTTAGTGCGCCTGCTCCAGGAGAGAGGGATCTCTGCAGCAATGTATCACCAGAGCCAGGGCCTGGAGTACGGCCAGGGCAACGGAGGAGTCTTATTCAGCACCTCCATCACCCCTAACCCAGCGCCCAACCCCGACCCTCTGCGCCCCTCCACCCCTCCCAACTCGCCTACAGGACAGGGAGTTTCAGCTGGGCCGGTGCCTGCGGGCTTCGACTTTAAGAGCCCTTCGTACGACAACTTCCTGGCCTCCAAACCGGCCCGCTCCATTCTGAAGGAGGTGACGGGGAGGATGAGGGGCAGGCAGAGAGGGAAGGATTGCGAAAGCCAGACGGACGTTAGCGTGACCGTCCACAACCTCAACCTGCTGGACAAGGTGAAGCAGCTGGGTGTGGCTGGAGCTCAAGGGGGCAGAGCAATGAGTCCCGGCCCCATACTGGGGCCTCTGGGCGGGCTGCGCAGATCCGGCTCCCCTTTTGGGCCCGACGGAATGAGGAGGAACCGGAGTTATCCTGCCATGGTTGGGGCCAGCATGGCCATGAAAGCCCCAGGGCCCCAGGAGTAG
- the LOC120570875 gene encoding trafficking kinesin-binding protein 1-like isoform X1, with product MDSKRWMERLARNERELDDWYCKEAKEVLCSDRVGQMTKTYNDIDAVTRLLEEKERDMELAARIGQSLLKKNRTLTEQNDYLEEQVAQITEEVAQLHHELNLKDELLQFYTNAAEESEDESSTSPTGKKSKVESASGGFLSDTLQRKLKDLQEENLSLRSEAHHLKSETETYEEKEQQLVNDCVKELRLSSLQISTIAEELARKTEDASRQQEEITHLLSQIVDLQKKAKSYAVENEELSQHLVAAKDAQRQLTAELQELEGKYLECIEMLHEAQEELKNLRNRNFPAGTPRRCHPLGLYPMDSLAAEIEGTMRKELSLDDPECEELKIHRKRVFETVKNVNQTVRQRSLTPTNANIPGSNQSLSARTSPQSSGLTTPHSSMYGGDISGDSVALDNRTQSILMETAANQDSSTEGREKKASGAEDLRLALRRLSLRRQNNLSERRFFEDERERRRVGHGGVHDALGQECGQMTPSESIMSLGNLHLWASRGPYLPDKLQIVKPLEGSATLHHWQQLAQPHLGVILDARPGVVPKGYRPLELELEQVYPWGGFEEDEPGEQYFQNLPTSSASASPAVTSTSSTGETNIGQPPPSLAPPSPPSPSPTPHLSNTDVLATYYPGKCMAHTSSTYTFTTCRILHPTDELTRVTPSLNPVPASSSCVMTSTLLGTPAATPCTPRRLGLRPSESSTNLRDATRTTSTSLGLVRLLQERGISAAMYHQSQGLEYGQGNGGVLFSTSITPNPAPNPDPLRPSTPPNSPTGQGVSAGPVPAGFDFKSPSYDNFLASKPARSILKEVTGRMRGRQRGKDCESQTDVSVTVHNLNLLDKVKQLGVAGAQGGRAMSPGPILGPLGGLRRSGSPFGPDGMRRNRSYPAMVGASMAMKAPGPQE from the exons ATGGACAGCAAGAGATGGATGGAGCGATTAGCGAGGAATGAACGTGAGCTGGATGACTGGTACTGTAAGGAGGCCAAGGAAG tgctatGTTCAGACAGAGTGGGCCAGATGACGAAGACCTACAATGACATCGATGCTGTCACCCGTCTGTTAGAGGAG aaagagagagatatggAGTTGGCGGCAAGAATCGGCCAGTCGCTTCTGAAGAAGAACAGAACTCTGACTGAGCAGAATGACTATCTGGAGGAGCAAGTGGCACAAATCACAGAAGAG GTGGCCCAGCTGCACCATGAGCTGAACCTGAAGGATGAgttgttgcagttttacaccaACGCAGCCGAGGAGAGCGAGGACGAGTCCAGCACCTCCCCAAC GGGTAAGAAAAGTAAAGTGGAAAGTGCTTCGGGAGGCTTTTTGAGTGACACCCTCCAGAGGAAACTCAAGGATCTGCAAGAGGAGAACCTCTCCCTCCGCTCAGAG GCACACCACCTGAAATCAGAGACTGAAACTTATGAAGAAAAGGAGCAGCAGCTTGTCAATGACTGTGTGAAAGAGCTcc GGTTGTCCAGTCTCCAAATCTCTACCATAGCGGAGGAATTGGCTCGTAAGACTGAGGATGCTTCCCGCCAGCAAGAAGAGATCACACACCTACTCTCTCAGATAGTAGACCTGCAAAAGAAAGCCAAATCT taTGCGGTGGAGAATGAGGAGCTTTCTCAACACCTGGTGGCAGCTAAAGATGCCCAGAGGCAGCTTACAGCAGAG CTCCAGGAGTTGGAGGGGAAGTATTTGGAGTGTATAGAGATGCTGCATGAAGCccaggaggagctgaagaacCTGCGGAACAGAAATTTCCCTGCAGGAACCCCTCGACGCTGCCATCCTCTGGGACTGTACCCCATG GATTCTCTGGCAGCTGAGATTGAGGGAACAATGAGGAAGGAGTTGAGTCTGGATGACCCCGAGTGCGAGGAACTGAA AATACATCGGAAGCGCGTTTTTGAGACGGTCAAGAATGTCAACCAGACAGTCCGTCAGCGTTCCCTGACTCCAACCAACGCCAACATCCCGGGCTCTAACCAGTCCCTGTCCGCTCGTACGTCGCCCCAGTCCAGCGGCCTCACCACACCTCACTCCAGCATGTACGGTGGGGACATCAGCGGAGACAGTGTTGCCCTTGACAACCGAACGCAGAGCATACTGATGGAGACTGCTGCCAATCAGGATAG CAGCACAGAGGGCCGAGAGAAGAAGGCCAGCGGAGCTGAGGACCTGCGTCTCGCCCTGCGCCGCCTGTCTCTGCGTCGACAAAACAACCTGAGCGAGAGGCGCTTCTTTGAAGATGAGAGGGAACGGAGACGGGTAGGACATGGAGGTGTACACGACGCCCTGGGCCAGGAGTGTGGCCAGATGACTCCCTCGGAAAGCATCATGTCCCTCGGGAACCTCCACCTTTGGGCCTCACGAGGGCCCTACCTCCCTGACAAACTCCAGATCGTCAAACCGCTTGAAG GCTCTGCCACCCTGCATCACTGGCAGCAGTTAGCCCAGCCTCACCTCGGTGTGATTCTGGACGCCAGGCCGGGAGTCGTGCCCAAGGGCTACAGACCCCTGGAACTAGAGCTAGagcag GTATATCCATGGGGTGGCTTTGAGGAGGATGAACCGGGGGAGCAGTACTTCCAGAATCTGCCCACCTCCTCTGCTTCTGCCTCCCCAGCCGTGACCTCCACCTCCAGCACGGGTGAAACCAACATCGGGCAGCCTCCACCCAGCCTCGCTCCACCTTCTCCACCCTCTCCATCCCCAACGCCACATCTCAGCAACACTGACGTCCTGG CTACATACTACCCAGGGAAATGCATGGCCCACACCAGCTCTACCTACACCTTCACGACCTGTCGGATCCTCCACCCAACTGATGAGCTGACGCGGGTCACACCAAG TCTGAACCCAGTCCCAGCGTCGTCCTCCTGCGTGATGACCAGCACTCTGTTGGGTACTCCTGCTGCTACACCCTGCACACCCCGCAGGCTCGGTCTCAGGCCGTCTGAATCCTCAACTAACCTCAG AGATGCAACACGCACCACCAGTACTTCCCTGGGGTTAGTGCGCCTGCTCCAGGAGAGAGGGATCTCTGCAGCAATGTATCACCAGAGCCAGGGCCTGGAGTACGGCCAGGGCAACGGAGGAGTCTTATTCAGCACCTCCATCACCCCTAACCCAGCGCCCAACCCCGACCCTCTGCGCCCCTCCACCCCTCCCAACTCGCCTACAGGACAGGGAGTTTCAGCTGGGCCGGTGCCTGCGGGCTTCGACTTTAAGAGCCCTTCGTACGACAACTTCCTGGCCTCCAAACCGGCCCGCTCCATTCTGAAGGAGGTGACGGGGAGGATGAGGGGCAGGCAGAGAGGGAAGGATTGCGAAAGCCAGACGGACGTTAGCGTGACCGTCCACAACCTCAACCTGCTGGACAAGGTGAAGCAGCTGGGTGTGGCTGGAGCTCAAGGGGGCAGAGCAATGAGTCCCGGCCCCATACTGGGGCCTCTGGGCGGGCTGCGCAGATCCGGCTCCCCTTTTGGGCCCGACGGAATGAGGAGGAACCGGAGTTATCCTGCCATGGTTGGGGCCAGCATGGCCATGAAAGCCCCAGGGCCCCAGGAGTAG
- the LOC120570875 gene encoding trafficking kinesin-binding protein 1-like isoform X2 produces MDSKRWMERLARNERELDDWYCKEAKEVLCSDRVGQMTKTYNDIDAVTRLLEEKERDMELAARIGQSLLKKNRTLTEQNDYLEEQVAQITEEVAQLHHELNLKDELLQFYTNAAEESEDESSTSPTGKKSKVESASGGFLSDTLQRKLKDLQEENLSLRSEAHHLKSETETYEEKEQQLVNDCVKELRLSSLQISTIAEELARKTEDASRQQEEITHLLSQIVDLQKKAKSYAVENEELSQHLVAAKDAQRQLTAELQELEGKYLECIEMLHEAQEELKNLRNRNFPAGTPRRCHPLGLYPMDSLAAEIEGTMRKELSLDDPECEELKIHRKRVFETVKNVNQTVRQRSLTPTNANIPGSNQSLSARTSPQSSGLTTPHSSMYGGDISGDSVALDNRTQSILMETAANQDSTEGREKKASGAEDLRLALRRLSLRRQNNLSERRFFEDERERRRVGHGGVHDALGQECGQMTPSESIMSLGNLHLWASRGPYLPDKLQIVKPLEGSATLHHWQQLAQPHLGVILDARPGVVPKGYRPLELELEQVYPWGGFEEDEPGEQYFQNLPTSSASASPAVTSTSSTGETNIGQPPPSLAPPSPPSPSPTPHLSNTDVLATYYPGKCMAHTSSTYTFTTCRILHPTDELTRVTPSLNPVPASSSCVMTSTLLGTPAATPCTPRRLGLRPSESSTNLRDATRTTSTSLGLVRLLQERGISAAMYHQSQGLEYGQGNGGVLFSTSITPNPAPNPDPLRPSTPPNSPTGQGVSAGPVPAGFDFKSPSYDNFLASKPARSILKEVTGRMRGRQRGKDCESQTDVSVTVHNLNLLDKVKQLGVAGAQGGRAMSPGPILGPLGGLRRSGSPFGPDGMRRNRSYPAMVGASMAMKAPGPQE; encoded by the exons ATGGACAGCAAGAGATGGATGGAGCGATTAGCGAGGAATGAACGTGAGCTGGATGACTGGTACTGTAAGGAGGCCAAGGAAG tgctatGTTCAGACAGAGTGGGCCAGATGACGAAGACCTACAATGACATCGATGCTGTCACCCGTCTGTTAGAGGAG aaagagagagatatggAGTTGGCGGCAAGAATCGGCCAGTCGCTTCTGAAGAAGAACAGAACTCTGACTGAGCAGAATGACTATCTGGAGGAGCAAGTGGCACAAATCACAGAAGAG GTGGCCCAGCTGCACCATGAGCTGAACCTGAAGGATGAgttgttgcagttttacaccaACGCAGCCGAGGAGAGCGAGGACGAGTCCAGCACCTCCCCAAC GGGTAAGAAAAGTAAAGTGGAAAGTGCTTCGGGAGGCTTTTTGAGTGACACCCTCCAGAGGAAACTCAAGGATCTGCAAGAGGAGAACCTCTCCCTCCGCTCAGAG GCACACCACCTGAAATCAGAGACTGAAACTTATGAAGAAAAGGAGCAGCAGCTTGTCAATGACTGTGTGAAAGAGCTcc GGTTGTCCAGTCTCCAAATCTCTACCATAGCGGAGGAATTGGCTCGTAAGACTGAGGATGCTTCCCGCCAGCAAGAAGAGATCACACACCTACTCTCTCAGATAGTAGACCTGCAAAAGAAAGCCAAATCT taTGCGGTGGAGAATGAGGAGCTTTCTCAACACCTGGTGGCAGCTAAAGATGCCCAGAGGCAGCTTACAGCAGAG CTCCAGGAGTTGGAGGGGAAGTATTTGGAGTGTATAGAGATGCTGCATGAAGCccaggaggagctgaagaacCTGCGGAACAGAAATTTCCCTGCAGGAACCCCTCGACGCTGCCATCCTCTGGGACTGTACCCCATG GATTCTCTGGCAGCTGAGATTGAGGGAACAATGAGGAAGGAGTTGAGTCTGGATGACCCCGAGTGCGAGGAACTGAA AATACATCGGAAGCGCGTTTTTGAGACGGTCAAGAATGTCAACCAGACAGTCCGTCAGCGTTCCCTGACTCCAACCAACGCCAACATCCCGGGCTCTAACCAGTCCCTGTCCGCTCGTACGTCGCCCCAGTCCAGCGGCCTCACCACACCTCACTCCAGCATGTACGGTGGGGACATCAGCGGAGACAGTGTTGCCCTTGACAACCGAACGCAGAGCATACTGATGGAGACTGCTGCCAATCAGGATAG CACAGAGGGCCGAGAGAAGAAGGCCAGCGGAGCTGAGGACCTGCGTCTCGCCCTGCGCCGCCTGTCTCTGCGTCGACAAAACAACCTGAGCGAGAGGCGCTTCTTTGAAGATGAGAGGGAACGGAGACGGGTAGGACATGGAGGTGTACACGACGCCCTGGGCCAGGAGTGTGGCCAGATGACTCCCTCGGAAAGCATCATGTCCCTCGGGAACCTCCACCTTTGGGCCTCACGAGGGCCCTACCTCCCTGACAAACTCCAGATCGTCAAACCGCTTGAAG GCTCTGCCACCCTGCATCACTGGCAGCAGTTAGCCCAGCCTCACCTCGGTGTGATTCTGGACGCCAGGCCGGGAGTCGTGCCCAAGGGCTACAGACCCCTGGAACTAGAGCTAGagcag GTATATCCATGGGGTGGCTTTGAGGAGGATGAACCGGGGGAGCAGTACTTCCAGAATCTGCCCACCTCCTCTGCTTCTGCCTCCCCAGCCGTGACCTCCACCTCCAGCACGGGTGAAACCAACATCGGGCAGCCTCCACCCAGCCTCGCTCCACCTTCTCCACCCTCTCCATCCCCAACGCCACATCTCAGCAACACTGACGTCCTGG CTACATACTACCCAGGGAAATGCATGGCCCACACCAGCTCTACCTACACCTTCACGACCTGTCGGATCCTCCACCCAACTGATGAGCTGACGCGGGTCACACCAAG TCTGAACCCAGTCCCAGCGTCGTCCTCCTGCGTGATGACCAGCACTCTGTTGGGTACTCCTGCTGCTACACCCTGCACACCCCGCAGGCTCGGTCTCAGGCCGTCTGAATCCTCAACTAACCTCAG AGATGCAACACGCACCACCAGTACTTCCCTGGGGTTAGTGCGCCTGCTCCAGGAGAGAGGGATCTCTGCAGCAATGTATCACCAGAGCCAGGGCCTGGAGTACGGCCAGGGCAACGGAGGAGTCTTATTCAGCACCTCCATCACCCCTAACCCAGCGCCCAACCCCGACCCTCTGCGCCCCTCCACCCCTCCCAACTCGCCTACAGGACAGGGAGTTTCAGCTGGGCCGGTGCCTGCGGGCTTCGACTTTAAGAGCCCTTCGTACGACAACTTCCTGGCCTCCAAACCGGCCCGCTCCATTCTGAAGGAGGTGACGGGGAGGATGAGGGGCAGGCAGAGAGGGAAGGATTGCGAAAGCCAGACGGACGTTAGCGTGACCGTCCACAACCTCAACCTGCTGGACAAGGTGAAGCAGCTGGGTGTGGCTGGAGCTCAAGGGGGCAGAGCAATGAGTCCCGGCCCCATACTGGGGCCTCTGGGCGGGCTGCGCAGATCCGGCTCCCCTTTTGGGCCCGACGGAATGAGGAGGAACCGGAGTTATCCTGCCATGGTTGGGGCCAGCATGGCCATGAAAGCCCCAGGGCCCCAGGAGTAG